The following nucleotide sequence is from Silurus meridionalis isolate SWU-2019-XX chromosome 5, ASM1480568v1, whole genome shotgun sequence.
TGACTCAATTAATTAGGAATCATAGAGGTCTACacataaacagtaaaatgtctACCTCGGAGTTGCTATTCTTtctaaatagtttttaatatttttttttaatattttggcaGTGACAAACATACTATACAGAGATGGAAGTGAGATAGCGAATAAAAACTTTAcctctgtacatttttatacaaaggGATGTCTTGTTTTGATTGCAACAGTGCTGAGGTCAGTCCTTCGTCATAAGCACACTGGCCTAACCTTCGTTCCCTGTTTTTCCTCATAGATCAAGAAACAGCAGCAGGATGTCATGGGGTTCCTGGCAGCCAATAAGATCAATTTTGAGGAATGTGACATTGCAGCCAATGAAGAGAACAGGAAATGGATGCGGGAAAATGTACCAGTAGATTCCCGACCTGCCACAGGGAACCCCCTCCCACCTCAGATTTTCAATGAAGAGAGATACTGTGGGGTCAGTactgtttttaattatattgtattagTGTGCTTATCAGTTTAAAACTGGAGAAGTAGACTGGCTCTTGGCTGCACATACACACCGAAGCAGCCACCCATCTACCCAcagctaaacaaattaaatcAGGTTCTTAGGTTGGCTTTACCTCAGCAAATTAATAATACACAAAACTTTGCCCAGCTCTATTTTCTTTACCTAATCTTTAAAGAGAGTCTTGCTTTTGTGACTCATGCTTTCATGTAAAATGAAATGTCTCACTTCCCACAGAACTATGAGGCCTTCTTTGATGCACGAGAAGAGAATGCTGTGTATGCTTTTCTAGGCTTGACTGCTCCCCCAGGTTCTAAGGTATGCATTTTGGTCTGAATATGAATTATATGAACAGAACAGAGCTCTTTATTCCCACCTTGCATATTATTAACAAACCCCGCTCAATGGAATGTGActcaagcaaaaaaacaataacacaactGAGTCGGGCCACCCTATTGGATTTGGCAAGCCGTGTGCAACCCTGCAGAGTAATGGCACTGTCGAAATTCCCAGCAGTCCCAGTGTTAATTAAGCTGCCCCGACTAAAGGTCAGCACTATGCTTGAGTGGGTCTAGAATCACTGGCTTCATTCCAAATGTCCATCTCACTCTCCCCTTTAATAACAACTGATCTAAAGTCCAAGCCATAATCTAGGGCCTGATTAATATTTTTCTCAAGTATGATGTTACTATAGCCTCCCCTAGCAGCCTTTTGAGGAACTGAACTGGAAGAATTGGAATATCCACATTTT
It contains:
- the sh3bgrl gene encoding SH3 domain-binding glutamic acid-rich-like protein, with the protein product MVIKVYIASSSGSTSIKKQQQDVMGFLAANKINFEECDIAANEENRKWMRENVPVDSRPATGNPLPPQIFNEERYCGNYEAFFDAREENAVYAFLGLTAPPGSKEAEALAKKEQK